One genomic segment of Streptomyces sp. NBC_00239 includes these proteins:
- a CDS encoding XdhC/CoxI family protein, with translation MLDIAEELNRWVEQGRDFAVATVVAVGGSAPRQPGAALAVDADGTAIGSVSGGCVEGAVYDLCRQALDDGESVLERFGYSDDDAFAVGLTCGGIIDILVTPVRAGAPGRAVFEAALAAAAQGEPAAVARIAAGPAELMGRAVLVRAEGPYEGGLGGHPELDRTVAEEARAMLDAGKTGVLEIGADGRLCGEPLTILVESSVPAPRMIVFGAIDFASALVRIGKYLGYHVTLCDARPVFATRARFPDADEIVVDWPHRYLAGAAVDGRTVLCVLTHDAKFDVPLLELALRLPVAYVGAMGSRRTHEDRNKRLREVGVTELELARLRSPIGLDLGARSPEETALSIAAEIVANRRGGSGSSLTGAHTPIHHDASATTVTRIGVVA, from the coding sequence ATGCTGGACATCGCCGAAGAGCTGAACCGGTGGGTCGAGCAGGGACGAGACTTCGCCGTCGCCACGGTCGTGGCGGTGGGCGGCAGCGCGCCCCGGCAGCCCGGCGCCGCGCTCGCCGTCGACGCCGACGGCACGGCCATCGGATCGGTCTCCGGCGGGTGCGTGGAGGGCGCCGTCTACGACCTGTGCCGGCAGGCGCTCGACGACGGCGAGAGCGTCCTGGAACGCTTCGGCTACAGCGACGACGACGCCTTCGCGGTCGGCCTGACCTGCGGCGGCATCATCGACATACTCGTCACCCCGGTGCGCGCCGGCGCCCCCGGGCGCGCCGTCTTCGAGGCCGCGCTGGCCGCCGCCGCACAGGGCGAGCCCGCCGCCGTGGCCCGGATCGCCGCCGGCCCGGCCGAGCTGATGGGCCGCGCCGTGCTGGTCCGCGCCGAGGGGCCGTACGAGGGCGGACTCGGCGGTCACCCCGAGCTCGACCGCACGGTCGCCGAGGAGGCCCGCGCCATGCTGGACGCCGGGAAGACCGGCGTGCTGGAGATCGGCGCCGACGGGCGGCTCTGCGGCGAGCCGCTCACGATCCTCGTCGAGTCCAGCGTGCCCGCGCCGCGCATGATCGTCTTCGGGGCCATCGACTTCGCGTCCGCGCTCGTGCGGATCGGCAAGTACCTCGGCTACCACGTCACGCTCTGCGACGCGCGGCCGGTCTTCGCGACCCGGGCCCGCTTCCCCGACGCCGACGAGATCGTCGTCGACTGGCCGCACCGCTACCTCGCCGGGGCCGCCGTCGACGGCCGCACCGTGCTGTGCGTGCTGACGCACGACGCCAAGTTCGACGTGCCGCTGCTCGAACTCGCGCTGCGGCTGCCGGTCGCGTACGTCGGCGCGATGGGGTCCCGCCGGACCCACGAGGACCGCAACAAGCGGCTGCGCGAGGTCGGTGTCACCGAGCTCGAACTCGCCCGGTTGCGCTCTCCGATCGGCCTGGACCTCGGTGCGCGCTCCCCGGAGGAGACGGCGCTCTCCATCGCCGCCGAGATCGTCGCCAACCGGCGGGGCGGCAGCGGGTCCTCGCTGACCGGTGCGCACACCCCGATCCACCACGACGCCTCCGCCACCACCGTCACCCGCATCGGCGTGGTCGCCTAA